AGGTCAAGGAGCAAGAGTAATTATCACCGAAATTGACCCTCTCAAGGCTCTGGAGGCGGCTATGGATGGTTATCAAGTAATGCCAATGGAACAAGCCGCTCCAATTGGGGATATTTTTGTAACTGTGAGTGGCAATATCAGCGTGATTAGAAAAGAACATTTTGAATTAATGAAAGATGGAGCAATTATTTGTAACTCCGGCCATTTCGATGTCGAACTTAATCTAACACAACTTAAGGAACTATCTGCCTCTAAAAGAGATATGCGAGACTCAGTCGAAGAATTTACATTGAAAAATGGACGAAGGATTAACTTATTAGGTCAAGGACGATTAGTAAATTTAGCCGCCGCAGAAGGACATCCCGCTCAGGTTATGGATATGAGTTTTGCAAATCAATCCTTATGCGCCGAATATATGAAAAAAATGGCTAAAAACCTTGAATTAAAGGTATATACAGTCCCTAAAGAGATTGATTCGCAAATTGCCTTTTTAAAACTGAAATCTATGGGGATTGAAATCAATACTCTCACGCCAGAACAACAAAAATATCTACAAGCATGGGAAATGGGAACATAAAATAAAGGTAAGCGTTCAGGTCATCGCAAGATGTCTAATAATAATGTAAAATGGGCAATGTCCAATGAAAAATGTAAAATGAGAGAATGGATGAAAGGTGATGATATTACTGAAAGACTAATTGACTTTACAGAATTGACTTTTAAATTTTTAATTGCTCATTTTACATTGGACAGTTATTTTTTAAGTAGCTGAACGCTTACAAATAAAGAACAATTTGATTAGAATGTTCCCCGCTGGCGGGGGATAAAGGAGGTGGAAAAGAATGTCTGTTACTCCTACATTAGATAGAATACCTGTTGAAGTAGAAGAATTACCCGCGATATTAATACCTTATAAATGTGAGCATTGTAACATACCATTGAAAAAAGTTAAAGATTTATATGTTTTGTCAAAAATAGAAAAAACATCAGGTGGAAAAGTTAGACTTGATATTGATAGAGGTGTTCCTGTAGTAACATATATATGTCCTAATTGTGGGAAATTTACAATTTTTTCTGCAAGGAAATTAGGGGAAATATAAGAATGGCTGAAGAAACCTTAACCGAAAAAATAGAAGTAAAAAGAGAAGAATCAAGAATAAAAGTAGTCATAATGTTAATCTGGCTTTCGGGTGTGTTGATAACCATCTCTATCATCACAGGTTCAATCCTTCTTTATATTTTACCCGTAGATAAATTCTCTTTTAAGGATATGCTTAATCTTGTTCTTGTTGTTTGGTCAATCTTCTCTGGTTTATTAGGTTGTGCGGTAACATTCTATTTTTCAAGTAAAGGATAAAATGGAAAAGGATTAAGAAAATGATTGGAATAGTTATTGTTACACATGGTGAATTAGGGGCTAAACTTGTTGAGACTGGACAATGGATAGGGCTTAAAAAGGAAAATTTAGAAATCGTTTCTTTTTTCCCGAGTGAAGGATTGGATGATTTATCTAACAAAATTTCAAATGCCATTAAAAAAGTAAATAAAGGAGATGGTGTAGTTCTATTAACGGATTTACTTCACGGTAGTTGTTCAAAAGTAGCCGGTGAGTTTCTTGAACAAAAAAGAATTGAGGTAATTTGTGGAGTAAATTTACCGATGATTATCAGTCTTATGTCTCATCAAGATTTAGATTTACACCAGGCAGTGAAAAAAGCCAAAGAATCATCAAGAAGAAATATTGTAAGTCTGAGAGAACTATTGAAGGGGAAAAAAGAATAAAATAGGGAATATTATTCTAAGATAATTATCATGGCTATAGATTTAATTCGAATTGATGATAGATTTATTCATGGCTTAGTCATCATCGGCTGGGCAAGGGCATTAAGGTGCAAACAAATCGTAGTTGCCAACGATAAAGTCGCTAAAAATGAGCCTCAAAAGAAATTAATGAGGATAGCTACCCCAGATGAAATAAAGATATTTAT
The nucleotide sequence above comes from bacterium. Encoded proteins:
- a CDS encoding PTS fructose transporter subunit IIA produces the protein MIGIVIVTHGELGAKLVETGQWIGLKKENLEIVSFFPSEGLDDLSNKISNAIKKVNKGDGVVLLTDLLHGSCSKVAGEFLEQKRIEVICGVNLPMIISLMSHQDLDLHQAVKKAKESSRRNIVSLRELLKGKKE